From Streptomyces sp. 6-11-2, one genomic window encodes:
- a CDS encoding TauD/TfdA family dioxygenase: protein MSFSSPASVLEVELRPDRPPVLRVETSADATGWAAEHRETLRARVAEHGAVLVRGLGLREPEQISAVFTELAGPLMPEREAFAPRESYGPGLYSSTAWPANQPMCMHHELSYALKVPGLMLFACPTAPAGGGATAVADAEAVLNALPAELTERFEREGWLLTRSYNDEIGASLAESFGTDDRETVENYCRAHAIEFAWQPDGGLRTRQRRCAVVRHPVTGRRCWFNQIAFLNEWTLAPEVREYLVDEYGADGLPFNTLFGDGAPIGEEVVQLLNETYEAHTQREPWQSGDLMLVDNIRTAHSREAFTGDRQVLVAMAEPQRLAEYGPTPKGIRR from the coding sequence ATGTCGTTCTCGTCCCCGGCTTCGGTACTGGAGGTGGAGCTGCGACCGGACAGACCGCCCGTCCTGCGTGTCGAGACCTCTGCGGACGCGACCGGATGGGCGGCCGAGCACCGCGAGACACTGCGGGCCCGGGTCGCCGAGCACGGAGCCGTGCTCGTACGCGGCCTGGGACTGCGGGAGCCCGAGCAGATCTCCGCCGTCTTCACGGAACTGGCCGGCCCGCTGATGCCGGAACGGGAGGCCTTCGCCCCCCGCGAGTCCTACGGCCCCGGTCTGTACTCCTCCACCGCCTGGCCCGCCAACCAGCCCATGTGCATGCACCACGAGCTGAGTTACGCGCTGAAGGTGCCCGGGCTGATGCTGTTCGCGTGCCCGACCGCGCCCGCCGGGGGCGGGGCGACCGCGGTGGCCGACGCGGAGGCGGTGCTGAACGCGCTGCCCGCGGAGCTGACCGAGCGCTTCGAGCGTGAGGGCTGGCTGCTCACCCGCAGCTACAACGACGAGATCGGGGCGTCCCTGGCGGAGTCGTTCGGCACCGACGACCGCGAGACCGTCGAGAACTACTGCCGCGCCCATGCCATCGAGTTCGCCTGGCAGCCGGACGGCGGCCTGCGCACCCGGCAGCGGCGCTGCGCCGTGGTCCGGCACCCGGTCACCGGCCGGCGCTGCTGGTTCAACCAGATCGCCTTCCTCAACGAGTGGACGCTGGCCCCGGAGGTGCGCGAGTACCTGGTGGACGAGTACGGCGCGGACGGGCTGCCGTTCAACACCCTCTTCGGCGACGGCGCACCGATCGGCGAGGAGGTCGTGCAGCTGCTCAACGAGACCTACGAGGCACACACCCAACGCGAGCCCTGGCAGTCCGGCGACCTGATGCTGGTCGACAACATCCGCACCGCGCACAGCAGGGAGGCCTTCACCGGTGACCGACAGGTACTCGTCGCCATGGCCGAGCCCCAGCGCCTGGCCGAGTACGGCCCGACCCCGAAGGGAATCCGGCGATGA
- a CDS encoding amino acid adenylation domain-containing protein produces the protein MGALVAADREFWSEVLTAGGFTAVPRWAREPVAGDAEHEETVPAGTARAVRALAAELGVPSSTVLLAAHAKVLAALSGEQDVVTGCVTGPDAGPLPCRPAVAPGSWRRLVLDTHRVAAALLAHRDFPVDELRRELGLPGPLFEAVFDPADTGGGALPAGAVLRMAFGERDGLLTARLRYRTDVLDAEAAARVCGYHLTALRLMTADVDAEHTRQSLLSPEETRDQLEGLAGPHRELPSARAHELFEERARAHPEAVAAVHGERSWTYGELNARANRLARALLERGLGREDVVAVVTARNLDWLAAVLAVFKAGGAYLPIEPHFPAGRIKATLARAGCRLVLTEPGSTGTLDEALAALPPGTEKLLIETAYAQEHADDDLRVEVSPGQLAYIYFTSGSTGEPKGAMCEHAGMLNHLYAKIDDLGIGPGRVVAQTAPQCFDISLWQLLAALLVGGRTLLVEQDAVVDVERFVDTLVRGRVAVAQVVPSYLEVVASYLERHPRELPDLACVSVTGEALKRELVQRWFALQPGIKLVNAYGLTETSDDTNHEVMDAVPERVLLGRPVGNVRVYVVDEHLSPVPLGAPGLIAFSGVCVGRGYVNDPERTREAYREDPHRPGERLYLAGDWGRWHPGGKLEFLGRRDSQVKIRGFRIEIGEIENTLLRVPGVRDGAVVVAELAGRSTHLIAFHTGRRLDPEELRDALGAVLPAYMVPSAFHWQDGLPLTANGKIDRKALTALAERGEQTAEEAGSGESDDAPRTPTERRLAAAWAELLGLPGQTIGRRDHFFDRGGTSLSAVKLTIALNRAVSLKDITRHPVLAELAACLDGTARQRPELLQPLSAGEDSPECALVCFPHAGGNAVNFQPLASALAGSGVAVHAVDLPGHDLAAGEEPFAPLEQVVERVATEIAGRGLKRVMLWGHSSGTAPALLTARRLSALGVEVTRVFLGAQLLGTAAERRAAATELTERGDAEIAARLGADGGHLELGELNAEHAERVGAAYRHDCVLAHRCFADALDRPPAVRLAAPVTVVVAADDPSTAGFQDHWRDWEFLAEQVALRELTDGGHYFPRTRPAAVAAAVLDAADLLASS, from the coding sequence ATGGGAGCGCTCGTGGCAGCGGACAGGGAGTTCTGGAGCGAGGTGCTCACCGCAGGCGGGTTCACCGCCGTTCCGCGGTGGGCACGCGAGCCGGTGGCCGGTGACGCCGAACACGAGGAGACCGTGCCGGCCGGGACGGCCCGGGCGGTGCGCGCCCTCGCGGCGGAGCTGGGGGTGCCGTCCAGCACGGTCCTGCTGGCCGCGCACGCCAAGGTGCTGGCCGCGCTGTCCGGTGAGCAGGACGTGGTGACGGGCTGTGTCACGGGCCCCGACGCCGGCCCGCTGCCCTGCCGGCCGGCCGTCGCGCCGGGGTCCTGGCGCCGGCTGGTGCTCGACACCCACCGTGTCGCGGCGGCCCTGCTCGCGCACCGGGACTTCCCCGTGGACGAGCTGCGCCGGGAGCTGGGACTCCCAGGACCGTTGTTCGAGGCCGTCTTCGACCCGGCGGACACCGGGGGCGGCGCCCTGCCCGCCGGGGCGGTGCTGCGGATGGCCTTCGGCGAGCGGGACGGGCTGCTGACGGCACGGTTGCGGTACCGCACGGACGTGCTGGACGCCGAGGCCGCGGCCCGGGTCTGCGGTTATCACCTGACCGCGCTGCGCCTGATGACCGCCGACGTGGACGCCGAGCACACCCGGCAGAGCCTGCTGTCGCCCGAGGAGACGCGCGACCAGCTGGAGGGGCTGGCCGGACCCCATCGGGAACTGCCGTCCGCGCGGGCGCACGAGCTCTTCGAGGAGCGGGCACGGGCCCACCCCGAAGCGGTGGCCGCGGTGCACGGCGAGCGCTCGTGGACGTACGGGGAGCTGAACGCGCGGGCCAACCGGCTGGCCCGCGCGCTGCTGGAGCGCGGTCTGGGCCGGGAGGACGTGGTGGCCGTGGTCACCGCACGCAACCTCGACTGGCTGGCGGCGGTACTAGCGGTGTTCAAGGCCGGCGGTGCCTATCTGCCGATCGAGCCGCACTTCCCGGCCGGGCGCATCAAGGCGACGCTCGCCCGGGCCGGCTGCCGGCTGGTGCTGACCGAGCCGGGCAGCACCGGCACCCTGGACGAGGCGCTGGCCGCGCTGCCGCCGGGGACCGAGAAGCTGCTGATCGAAACGGCGTACGCGCAGGAGCACGCGGACGACGACCTCCGAGTGGAGGTCTCCCCGGGCCAGTTGGCGTACATCTACTTCACCTCGGGCTCCACCGGCGAGCCCAAGGGAGCGATGTGCGAGCACGCCGGCATGCTCAACCACCTGTACGCCAAGATCGACGATCTGGGGATCGGTCCCGGGCGGGTGGTGGCACAGACGGCTCCGCAGTGCTTCGACATCTCCCTGTGGCAACTGCTGGCCGCGCTGCTGGTGGGCGGGCGGACCCTGCTGGTCGAGCAGGACGCCGTCGTGGACGTGGAGCGGTTCGTCGACACGCTGGTGCGCGGCCGGGTCGCCGTGGCGCAGGTCGTGCCCTCCTATCTGGAGGTGGTGGCCTCGTACCTGGAGCGGCACCCGCGCGAACTGCCCGACCTGGCCTGCGTGTCGGTGACCGGCGAAGCGCTGAAGCGGGAACTCGTCCAGCGCTGGTTCGCCCTCCAGCCCGGCATCAAGCTGGTCAACGCCTACGGGCTGACGGAGACTTCGGACGACACCAACCACGAGGTCATGGACGCGGTTCCGGAACGGGTGCTGCTGGGGCGCCCGGTCGGCAACGTGCGCGTCTACGTGGTCGACGAGCACCTTTCGCCCGTGCCGCTCGGCGCACCCGGGCTGATCGCCTTCTCCGGCGTGTGCGTGGGACGCGGATACGTCAACGACCCCGAGCGGACCCGTGAGGCCTACCGCGAGGACCCGCACCGGCCGGGCGAGCGGCTGTACCTGGCGGGCGACTGGGGCCGCTGGCACCCCGGCGGGAAGCTGGAGTTCCTCGGCCGCCGGGACAGCCAGGTCAAGATCCGCGGGTTCCGCATCGAGATCGGGGAGATCGAGAACACCCTGCTGCGCGTTCCCGGGGTCCGGGACGGCGCGGTGGTCGTCGCCGAACTCGCGGGCCGCAGCACGCATCTGATCGCCTTCCACACCGGCCGGCGACTCGATCCGGAGGAGTTGCGCGACGCGCTCGGTGCCGTGCTCCCCGCGTACATGGTCCCGTCGGCCTTCCACTGGCAGGACGGGCTGCCCCTGACCGCCAACGGCAAGATCGACCGCAAGGCGCTGACCGCGCTGGCCGAACGGGGCGAGCAGACGGCGGAGGAAGCCGGTTCCGGCGAGTCCGACGACGCCCCGCGCACCCCGACCGAGCGGAGGCTGGCGGCCGCCTGGGCGGAACTGCTGGGCCTGCCCGGGCAGACGATCGGCCGACGGGACCACTTCTTCGACCGCGGCGGGACCTCCCTGTCGGCGGTGAAGCTCACCATCGCCCTGAACCGCGCGGTGTCCCTCAAGGACATCACCCGGCACCCGGTGCTCGCCGAACTCGCGGCGTGCCTCGACGGCACGGCCCGGCAGCGGCCGGAGCTGCTCCAGCCGCTGTCGGCGGGCGAGGATTCCCCCGAGTGCGCGCTGGTGTGCTTCCCCCACGCGGGCGGCAACGCGGTCAACTTCCAGCCGCTGGCGAGCGCCCTGGCCGGCAGCGGCGTCGCCGTCCACGCGGTGGACCTGCCCGGACACGACCTGGCCGCAGGCGAGGAGCCGTTCGCGCCGTTGGAACAGGTGGTGGAGCGGGTCGCCACGGAGATCGCCGGGCGCGGCCTGAAGCGGGTCATGCTCTGGGGCCACTCCTCCGGCACCGCGCCCGCCCTGCTGACCGCCCGGAGGCTCTCCGCGCTCGGAGTGGAGGTGACCCGGGTGTTCCTCGGCGCGCAGTTGCTCGGCACGGCCGCCGAACGACGCGCCGCAGCCACCGAGTTGACCGAGCGCGGCGACGCCGAGATCGCCGCCCGGCTCGGTGCGGACGGCGGCCACCTGGAACTCGGCGAGCTGAACGCGGAGCACGCCGAGCGCGTCGGGGCCGCCTACCGGCACGACTGCGTGTTGGCGCACCGCTGCTTCGCCGACGCCCTGGACAGGCCGCCGGCGGTGAGACTGGCCGCGCCGGTCACCGTGGTCGTCGCCGCCGATGACCCGAGCACCGCGGGCTTCCAGGACCACTGGCGGGACTGGGAGTTCCTGGCCGAGCAGGTGGCGCTGCGTGAACTCACCGACGGCGGCCACTACTTCCCACGCACCCGCCCGGCCGCGGTGGCGGCGGCCGTACTGGACGCCGCCGACCTGCTGGCCTCCTCCTGA
- a CDS encoding Pls/PosA family non-ribosomal peptide synthetase, with translation MVEKSADILMPGPDEPVIAGQARSLPATADTERELAGILADVVQAEHVPPESHFFDDLGANSLVMAQFCARVRKRSDLPPVSMKDIYRNPTVRSLAEALAELAPPLAGAPAPAAPAAPADEAPAPAATTPSTARYVLCGTAQLLIFLGYSFVAGMATARAYEWVGSASGLADIYLRSLLFGTGGFLLLCVFPIAAKWILVGRWKPGEFPVWGAAYLRFWIVKVLLHANPMILFIGNPVYVLYLRALGARIGKDVTILSHSVPVCTDLLTIGAGTVIRKDAFFLCYRAHAGRIQTGRIDIGRDAFVGEKSVLDIDTSMGDGSQLGHASALYRGQHVPAGERRHGSPAQPTSVDHIRVEPTRCGTLRRAVFGVSSLLQLFLLYLPFGVGGVYMLFAEVPALRGRLDAGTTLSTVPEFLTDTLVVSAVLFFGGVVVGLALMFAVPRLLSLAVKPDRVYPLYGFQYAMHRAVAGLTNLKFFPWLFGDSSYIVPYLRRLGYDLSQVEQTGSNFGTEVQHETPYLVSVGSGTMVADGLSVINADYSSTSFRVSRATIGAHNFLGNNIAYPAGARTGDNCLLATKVMVPLDGELREGVGLLGSPSFEIPRSVERDTRFDHLRTGDALRRNLAAKNRYNLRSIALFLLLRWVLAAVLTGVGLACVDLYGTLGHVVIGGYLALTVAITAGYFILVERAIAVFRSLRPRLCSIYDPYFWWHERLWKVPDEWLELFNGTPFKRLVWRLMGVRIGRRVFDDGCYITERTLTVIGDDCTLNVGSKIQCHSQEDGTFKSDHTRLGSDCTLGVGAHVHYGVTVGDGAVLAPDSFLMKGEEVPAKAEWGGNPAAPTAK, from the coding sequence ATGGTGGAGAAGTCTGCCGACATCTTGATGCCCGGGCCGGACGAGCCCGTGATCGCCGGGCAGGCACGCTCCCTCCCGGCGACGGCGGACACCGAGAGGGAGCTCGCCGGAATCCTGGCGGACGTCGTACAGGCCGAACACGTTCCGCCCGAAAGTCATTTCTTCGACGACCTGGGCGCCAACTCCCTGGTCATGGCGCAGTTCTGCGCGCGGGTCCGGAAGAGATCAGATCTGCCGCCGGTGTCCATGAAGGACATCTACCGCAACCCCACGGTCCGCAGCCTGGCGGAAGCCCTCGCGGAGCTCGCTCCACCCCTCGCCGGCGCACCCGCTCCGGCGGCCCCGGCGGCACCCGCGGACGAGGCGCCGGCACCGGCCGCGACGACACCGAGCACGGCTCGCTACGTGCTGTGCGGCACGGCTCAGTTGCTCATTTTCCTCGGATATTCGTTCGTCGCCGGAATGGCCACCGCACGGGCCTACGAGTGGGTCGGCTCGGCATCGGGCCTCGCCGACATCTATCTCCGGTCCCTGTTGTTCGGGACCGGCGGTTTTCTCCTCCTGTGCGTCTTCCCGATCGCGGCGAAGTGGATTCTCGTCGGCCGCTGGAAGCCGGGCGAGTTCCCGGTGTGGGGTGCGGCCTATCTCCGCTTCTGGATCGTCAAGGTGCTCCTGCACGCGAATCCGATGATCCTCTTCATCGGAAACCCCGTGTACGTGTTGTACCTGCGGGCCCTGGGCGCGCGGATCGGCAAGGACGTCACGATCCTCTCCCACTCCGTGCCGGTCTGCACCGACCTGCTCACCATCGGCGCGGGCACGGTGATCCGCAAGGACGCGTTCTTCCTGTGCTACCGGGCGCACGCCGGGCGCATCCAGACCGGCCGGATCGACATCGGCCGGGACGCCTTCGTCGGCGAGAAGTCGGTGCTCGACATCGACACCTCGATGGGCGACGGCTCACAGCTCGGCCACGCCTCCGCACTGTACCGGGGCCAGCACGTGCCGGCCGGCGAACGCCGGCACGGCTCCCCGGCACAGCCCACGTCGGTCGACCACATCAGGGTCGAGCCGACCCGGTGCGGCACGCTGCGGCGGGCCGTCTTCGGGGTGTCCTCCCTGCTCCAGCTGTTCCTGCTGTACCTGCCGTTCGGCGTCGGCGGCGTCTACATGCTGTTCGCGGAGGTACCGGCGCTGCGCGGCCGGCTGGACGCGGGGACGACCCTGTCCACGGTGCCGGAGTTCCTCACCGACACCCTGGTCGTGTCCGCCGTGCTGTTCTTCGGCGGGGTCGTCGTGGGCCTGGCCCTGATGTTCGCGGTGCCCCGGCTGCTGAGCCTGGCCGTCAAGCCCGACCGGGTCTACCCGCTCTACGGCTTCCAGTACGCGATGCACCGGGCAGTGGCCGGCCTGACGAACCTCAAGTTCTTCCCCTGGCTCTTCGGCGACAGCTCCTACATCGTCCCCTATCTGCGCCGCCTCGGATACGACCTGTCCCAGGTGGAGCAGACCGGCTCGAACTTCGGCACCGAGGTGCAGCACGAGACGCCGTACCTGGTGTCCGTCGGCAGCGGGACGATGGTGGCCGACGGGCTCTCCGTCATCAACGCCGACTACTCCAGCACCTCCTTCAGGGTGAGCCGGGCGACGATCGGCGCGCACAACTTCCTCGGCAACAACATCGCCTATCCGGCGGGAGCCAGAACGGGCGACAACTGCCTGCTCGCGACGAAGGTGATGGTCCCCCTCGACGGCGAACTGCGCGAAGGGGTCGGGCTGCTCGGCTCACCGTCCTTCGAGATCCCCCGCTCGGTGGAGCGCGACACCCGCTTCGACCACCTCAGGACGGGCGACGCCCTGCGCCGCAACCTCGCCGCCAAGAACCGTTACAACCTCCGCTCCATCGCACTCTTCCTGCTGCTGCGCTGGGTGCTCGCCGCCGTGCTCACGGGAGTCGGTCTGGCCTGCGTCGACCTGTACGGCACGCTGGGTCACGTGGTGATCGGTGGCTATCTGGCCCTGACCGTCGCCATCACGGCCGGCTACTTCATCCTGGTGGAACGGGCCATCGCCGTCTTCCGCTCCCTGCGCCCCCGCCTGTGCTCCATCTACGACCCGTACTTCTGGTGGCACGAGCGGCTGTGGAAGGTGCCGGACGAGTGGCTCGAGCTGTTCAACGGGACCCCCTTCAAGCGTCTGGTCTGGCGCCTGATGGGCGTGCGCATCGGCCGCAGGGTCTTCGACGACGGCTGCTACATCACGGAACGGACGCTCACCGTCATCGGGGACGACTGCACGCTGAACGTGGGCAGCAAGATCCAGTGCCACTCGCAGGAGGACGGCACCTTCAAGTCGGACCACACCAGGCTCGGATCCGACTGCACCCTCGGGGTCGGCGCACACGTGCACTACGGCGTGACGGTGGGCGACGGGGCCGTACTGGCGCCCGATTCCTTCCTCATGAAGGGCGAGGAAGTCCCCGCGAAGGCGGAATGGGGCGGAAACCCCGCCGCGCCGACGGCGAAATGA
- a CDS encoding MIP/aquaporin family protein gives MAVEIPPLLSPSRLRRRGGLWGECMAEFLGTLVLIAFGCGSVAMAVAALPGSGRTEGPTTFFISAGDWLLVGWGWAFAVAFGVYVAGGVSGAHLNPAVTLAFAVRRKFPWAKVVPYWISQVAGAFVGAAVVYAVYHDAINTFDQAMKGPKTHGHTVASFSIFATFPAPYFHGGYWGPLVDQIVGTAFLVMLIVAVIDLRNTAVKANLGPLVIGFVVAAIGFSYGANAGYAINPARDFGPRLFTFFAGWGDLALPGSLAGSFSHYWWIPIVGPLIGGVVGVLVYDLFIGDVLHIRAQDNELPESGLTRPAEESGT, from the coding sequence ATGGCCGTGGAAATCCCGCCCCTGCTGAGTCCCTCACGGCTCAGGCGCCGTGGCGGGCTCTGGGGCGAATGCATGGCGGAGTTCCTCGGGACGCTGGTCCTCATCGCCTTCGGATGCGGCTCGGTGGCCATGGCGGTTGCGGCGCTGCCCGGCTCGGGGCGCACCGAGGGGCCCACGACGTTCTTCATCAGCGCCGGTGACTGGCTGCTGGTCGGCTGGGGCTGGGCCTTCGCGGTGGCCTTCGGCGTGTACGTCGCCGGAGGCGTCAGCGGGGCGCACCTCAACCCGGCGGTGACCCTGGCCTTCGCGGTGCGCCGCAAGTTCCCCTGGGCGAAGGTGGTTCCGTACTGGATCTCACAGGTGGCGGGCGCCTTCGTCGGTGCCGCGGTGGTCTACGCGGTTTATCACGACGCGATCAACACCTTCGACCAGGCGATGAAGGGACCGAAGACGCACGGGCACACCGTCGCCTCGTTCTCGATCTTCGCCACCTTCCCGGCGCCCTACTTCCATGGCGGTTACTGGGGGCCGCTCGTGGACCAGATCGTCGGCACCGCGTTCCTGGTCATGCTGATCGTGGCGGTCATCGACCTGCGCAACACCGCCGTGAAGGCCAACCTCGGGCCGCTGGTCATCGGCTTCGTGGTGGCCGCCATCGGCTTCTCCTACGGAGCGAACGCCGGGTACGCCATCAACCCGGCCCGTGACTTCGGCCCGCGCCTGTTCACGTTCTTCGCCGGGTGGGGAGACCTGGCTCTGCCCGGCAGCCTGGCCGGGTCGTTCAGCCACTACTGGTGGATCCCGATCGTCGGACCGCTCATCGGCGGGGTCGTCGGTGTTCTGGTGTACGACCTGTTCATCGGCGACGTACTGCACATCCGTGCCCAGGACAACGAGCTCCCGGAGTCCGGACTCACCCGCCCGGCCGAGGAGAGCGGCACGTAG
- a CDS encoding lamin tail domain-containing protein — MRIRSALAVAATAGTVAVVAAAPAQAAEYSSALKVKGVQYDAPGRDSNNCRTGNTKNEYVTIKNYSRTATVNLKGYVVKDASGNRFTFRANHKLEPGDYVKLRGGKGTDSDAKNVVYRQNCNFIWNNDKDTIYLLKPSGARADVHSYTKARDDRDGDGYISYHG, encoded by the coding sequence ATGCGTATACGCTCCGCGCTGGCCGTGGCCGCCACGGCCGGAACGGTCGCCGTCGTCGCCGCCGCACCGGCGCAGGCCGCCGAATACTCGTCCGCGCTGAAGGTCAAGGGCGTCCAGTACGACGCGCCCGGACGGGACTCCAACAACTGCCGTACCGGCAACACCAAGAACGAGTACGTGACGATCAAGAACTACTCGCGCACCGCGACCGTCAACCTCAAGGGCTACGTGGTCAAGGACGCCTCCGGCAACCGGTTCACGTTCCGCGCCAACCACAAACTCGAGCCCGGCGACTACGTGAAGCTGCGCGGCGGCAAGGGCACGGACTCCGACGCCAAGAACGTCGTCTACCGCCAGAACTGCAACTTCATCTGGAACAACGACAAGGACACCATTTACCTGCTCAAGCCCTCCGGTGCCCGCGCCGACGTCCACTCCTACACCAAGGCCCGCGACGACCGCGACGGCGACGGCTACATCAGCTACCACGGCTGA
- a CDS encoding alcohol dehydrogenase, which translates to MSTYTVAQVTTAGGPFEIVEREAAEPGRGQVAITVEACGVCHSDSFFVDAVMPGVTFPVVAGHEIAGRIEQLGEGTRDQGWQVGDRVTVGWFGGSCHHCTPCRQGDFIVCPDLKVPGWSYDGGFAERVIAPVDALARIPDALAATDAGPMACAGVTTFNGLRRSSAQPGDLVAVLGIGGLGHLGVQYAAAMGFETVAIARGADKADFAKRLGAHHYVDNTTDTPVADALRSLGGAKVVLATAGSSEAIAATVDGLSHRGELVVIGAAPTPLGISPLQLITSARIIRGHPSGTAQDVQDTMAFSALHGIRPMTEAVPLDQAGEAYRKMLAGTARFRMVLTTG; encoded by the coding sequence ATGAGTACCTACACAGTCGCGCAGGTGACCACCGCCGGCGGTCCGTTCGAGATCGTCGAGCGTGAGGCGGCGGAGCCGGGCCGTGGCCAGGTCGCGATCACCGTGGAGGCGTGCGGAGTCTGTCACAGCGACAGCTTCTTCGTGGACGCCGTGATGCCCGGGGTCACTTTCCCGGTGGTTGCCGGGCACGAGATCGCCGGGCGGATCGAGCAGCTCGGCGAGGGGACGCGGGACCAGGGCTGGCAGGTGGGCGACCGGGTGACGGTGGGCTGGTTCGGCGGCAGCTGTCACCACTGCACCCCGTGCCGCCAGGGCGACTTCATCGTGTGCCCGGATCTGAAGGTCCCCGGCTGGTCCTACGACGGCGGCTTCGCCGAGCGGGTGATCGCACCGGTCGACGCCCTGGCCCGGATCCCCGACGCCCTGGCGGCGACCGACGCCGGGCCGATGGCGTGCGCGGGCGTGACCACGTTCAACGGACTGCGGCGCAGCTCCGCGCAGCCGGGTGATCTGGTGGCCGTGCTCGGCATCGGAGGCCTGGGTCACCTGGGCGTGCAGTACGCGGCGGCCATGGGCTTCGAGACGGTGGCGATCGCACGCGGGGCCGACAAGGCCGACTTCGCCAAGCGCCTCGGCGCGCACCACTACGTCGACAACACGACGGACACTCCCGTCGCCGACGCGCTGCGATCGCTGGGCGGCGCCAAGGTCGTGCTGGCCACGGCCGGCAGCTCCGAGGCGATCGCGGCGACCGTCGACGGGCTGTCGCACCGCGGTGAGCTGGTGGTGATCGGGGCGGCTCCCACGCCGCTGGGGATCAGCCCGCTCCAGCTGATCACGAGCGCCCGGATCATCCGCGGCCACCCGTCGGGCACCGCGCAGGACGTGCAGGACACCATGGCGTTCAGCGCCCTGCACGGGATCCGTCCGATGACCGAGGCGGTGCCGCTGGACCAGGCCGGCGAGGCGTACCGGAAGATGCTCGCCGGCACCGCTCGGTTCCGCATGGTGCTCACGACCGGATGA
- a CDS encoding thioesterase family protein, giving the protein MNTGAPVPDSYYERIDEHRFKPTAHAGGAWDVREQHFSPLGGLVVHAVEDHLAARGGSALIPARISYDILGRPALDECEIEVETLRPGRTIELLEAVVRIAGRPVVRARVWLLSAQDTAAVAGGAGDGLTPPDRLEPWAMSEFWPGGYIASLDVRPLAPPSPGRTTAWVSTPLTLVAGEPISPLASYLSLVDTANGIAVRQSPTAWMFPNVDLTVHLHRRPEGPWTGLDTTVAFGPTGVGLTSTVLHDLHGPVGHAQQILTVRPMPGG; this is encoded by the coding sequence TTGAACACCGGCGCCCCGGTTCCCGACAGCTACTACGAGCGCATCGACGAGCACCGTTTCAAGCCCACCGCACACGCCGGTGGTGCCTGGGACGTGCGCGAGCAGCACTTCAGCCCGCTGGGCGGACTGGTCGTCCACGCCGTCGAGGACCATCTGGCCGCGCGTGGGGGCAGCGCGCTCATACCGGCCCGGATCAGCTACGACATCCTGGGCCGCCCGGCCCTGGACGAGTGCGAGATCGAGGTGGAGACCCTCCGCCCCGGCCGCACCATCGAACTCCTGGAAGCCGTCGTGCGCATCGCCGGCCGCCCGGTGGTCCGGGCCCGCGTCTGGCTGCTGTCGGCGCAGGACACCGCGGCCGTCGCCGGGGGTGCCGGCGACGGGCTCACCCCGCCCGACCGGCTCGAACCGTGGGCGATGAGCGAGTTCTGGCCGGGCGGCTACATCGCGTCCCTGGACGTGCGTCCGCTCGCCCCGCCGAGCCCCGGCCGCACCACCGCCTGGGTCTCCACCCCGCTCACCCTGGTCGCCGGCGAACCCATCAGCCCGCTCGCCTCCTACCTCTCCCTCGTCGACACGGCGAACGGCATCGCCGTGCGTCAGTCGCCCACCGCGTGGATGTTCCCCAACGTCGACCTGACCGTGCACCTGCACCGCCGCCCGGAGGGCCCCTGGACCGGTCTGGACACCACCGTGGCCTTCGGCCCGACCGGCGTGGGACTGACCAGCACGGTCCTGCACGACCTGCACGGCCCGGTCGGCCACGCCCAGCAGATCCTGACCGTGCGCCCCATGCCGGGCGGCTGA
- a CDS encoding GNAT family N-acetyltransferase, with amino-acid sequence MLLRDVTPDDVDAYVRMRCDPVMMAELGGPLPAGGMADKVRRDARQAAAGVAWIKMIVPDPGTPEEVAGTVTIWTHDGDDGPMSEIGWMVLPRFQGRGLGGRAARALLERARDEERWGVVHAFPATTNAASNGICRSLGFRFVAEREVAFAGRVLRTNHWAITPRTDLTPG; translated from the coding sequence GTGCTCTTGCGTGACGTCACCCCCGACGACGTGGACGCGTACGTCCGGATGCGCTGCGACCCGGTCATGATGGCCGAGCTCGGCGGGCCCCTGCCGGCCGGCGGCATGGCGGACAAGGTGCGCCGGGACGCCCGGCAGGCGGCGGCCGGCGTCGCCTGGATCAAGATGATCGTCCCTGACCCGGGCACCCCCGAGGAGGTGGCCGGGACGGTGACCATCTGGACCCACGACGGCGACGACGGCCCGATGTCCGAGATCGGCTGGATGGTGCTGCCGCGGTTCCAGGGCCGCGGCCTCGGCGGGCGTGCGGCACGCGCGCTGCTGGAGCGGGCGCGGGACGAGGAGCGCTGGGGAGTGGTGCACGCCTTTCCGGCCACCACCAACGCGGCCTCGAACGGGATCTGCCGCTCGCTCGGCTTCCGGTTCGTCGCCGAGCGCGAGGTGGCGTTCGCCGGCCGGGTGCTGCGCACCAACCACTGGGCGATCACCCCGCGCACGGACCTGACGCCGGGATGA